In Polaribacter sp. Hel_I_88, the following proteins share a genomic window:
- a CDS encoding M1 family metallopeptidase, which translates to MKKIYLLVFSLFFVATATFAQEQKEEKKTQQGHTDQNKFRQMKDVLATPNDQHTASGAPGHQYTQQKVDYVMDIRLDESENKIYGDEKITYHNNSKDVLEYLWVQLDQNMRADDSQTPLAKSNGAAAFITPENFKSTFMKEGKGFGFNIEKVETDGKPLSHLINRTMMRINLPKALAPGDKFDFRIKWNYKINDINKDGGRSGLESFEDGNNNYTIAQFFPRLAVYNNVEGWQNMQFWGRSEFALEFGDYEVNLTVPADHIVEATGSLQNEKDVLTKTQRNRFEKARKSFDNPVVIVTQEEAEKTEKGRATGTKTWKFKAEKVRDFAFATSRKYIWDAMAVNINGKTVMATSLYPKEGNPLWEEHSTRAVATTLIEYSKLTFDYPYPKAVSVHSERQGMEYPMICFNFGRPNPDGTYSDRTKKGMIGVIIHEVGHNFFPMIVNSDERQWTWMDEGLNSFVEILAEDVYDAELFASNPAKNITRYMGGDQSNISPIMSQGDYVKQFGPNAYSKPAAGLYMLRKTIMGPELFDHAFRTYSQRWMFKHPTPEDFFRSMEDASAMDLDWFFRGWFYTTDVTDIGIKEVKPLYLTDKPSERVTKLKEQYKQYFDNLGELVYITDNKEDANANAMDKYVDGEEVPSFMYSVEFEKPGGLVMPLIVELTYADGTKSKQTFPAQIWMQDDATVRRVFSSTQEITKITVDPDMETADVDTSNNSWPKPETDKFDQFKEKVKE; encoded by the coding sequence ATGAAAAAAATCTATTTATTAGTATTTTCTTTATTCTTTGTAGCAACAGCAACCTTTGCTCAAGAACAAAAGGAAGAAAAGAAAACACAACAAGGACACACAGATCAAAACAAATTCAGACAAATGAAGGACGTTTTGGCTACTCCAAACGATCAGCATACAGCTTCTGGTGCTCCAGGTCATCAATACACCCAACAAAAAGTGGATTATGTAATGGATATTCGTTTAGATGAAAGTGAAAATAAAATATATGGTGATGAAAAAATTACATATCATAACAATTCTAAAGATGTTTTAGAATATTTATGGGTGCAATTAGATCAAAACATGAGAGCAGACGATTCTCAAACTCCTTTAGCAAAATCTAATGGAGCAGCTGCTTTTATTACTCCAGAAAACTTTAAAAGTACCTTTATGAAAGAAGGGAAAGGTTTTGGTTTTAACATCGAAAAAGTTGAAACTGATGGTAAGCCTTTATCACACTTAATCAACAGAACAATGATGCGTATTAATTTACCAAAAGCATTGGCTCCTGGAGATAAATTTGATTTCAGAATTAAATGGAATTATAAAATAAACGATATTAATAAAGATGGTGGACGTTCAGGTTTAGAATCTTTTGAAGATGGAAATAACAATTATACAATTGCTCAGTTTTTTCCAAGATTAGCGGTTTATAATAATGTAGAAGGATGGCAAAATATGCAATTCTGGGGCAGATCTGAATTTGCTTTAGAATTTGGAGATTATGAAGTAAACTTAACTGTACCTGCAGATCATATTGTAGAAGCTACTGGTTCTTTACAAAATGAAAAAGATGTGTTAACAAAAACACAACGTAATCGTTTTGAAAAAGCAAGAAAAAGTTTCGATAATCCTGTAGTTATTGTTACACAAGAAGAAGCAGAAAAAACTGAAAAAGGACGTGCAACTGGCACAAAAACTTGGAAATTTAAAGCTGAAAAAGTTAGAGACTTTGCTTTTGCAACTTCAAGAAAATATATCTGGGATGCAATGGCTGTAAATATTAATGGAAAAACTGTAATGGCTACTTCATTATATCCTAAAGAAGGAAATCCTTTATGGGAAGAGCACTCTACAAGAGCTGTTGCAACAACTTTAATTGAGTATTCTAAATTAACATTCGATTATCCTTATCCTAAAGCTGTTTCTGTACATTCAGAAAGACAAGGAATGGAATACCCAATGATTTGTTTCAACTTTGGTCGTCCAAATCCTGATGGAACCTATTCTGACAGAACAAAAAAAGGAATGATTGGTGTAATTATTCACGAAGTTGGTCATAACTTTTTCCCAATGATTGTAAATTCTGATGAAAGACAATGGACTTGGATGGATGAAGGTTTAAACTCTTTTGTTGAAATTTTAGCAGAAGATGTGTATGATGCAGAATTATTCGCATCAAACCCAGCAAAAAATATTACACGTTATATGGGTGGAGATCAATCTAATATCTCTCCTATTATGTCTCAAGGAGATTATGTAAAACAATTCGGACCAAATGCATATTCTAAACCAGCTGCTGGTTTGTATATGTTGCGTAAAACAATTATGGGTCCAGAATTATTTGACCATGCTTTTAGAACCTATTCTCAAAGATGGATGTTTAAACACCCAACTCCAGAAGATTTCTTTAGATCTATGGAAGATGCTTCAGCAATGGATTTAGATTGGTTCTTTAGAGGTTGGTTTTATACAACTGATGTAACTGACATTGGTATTAAGGAAGTTAAGCCTTTATATTTAACTGATAAACCAAGTGAAAGAGTTACAAAATTAAAAGAGCAATACAAGCAGTATTTTGATAATTTAGGTGAGTTAGTGTACATTACAGATAATAAAGAAGATGCAAATGCAAATGCTATGGACAAATATGTTGATGGTGAAGAAGTTCCTTCTTTTATGTATTCTGTTGAATTTGAAAAGCCAGGAGGTTTGGTAATGCCATTGATTGTTGAATTAACCTATGCTGATGGTACAAAATCGAAACAAACATTCCCTGCTCAAATTTGGATGCAAGATGATGCAACTGTAAGAAGAGTATTTTCTTCTACACAAGAAATCACAAAAATTACTGTAGATCCAGATATGGAAACTGCAGATGTTGATACTTCTAACAACAGTTGGCCAAAACCAGAAACTGATAAGTTTGATCAATTTAAAGAAAAAGTAAAAGAATAA